Proteins encoded within one genomic window of Rubripirellula tenax:
- a CDS encoding transposase encodes MREAAQCGDSRALHRRATGAAGQGSQDSDRRVDYEYERAGVANAFMLAEPLAGWRQATIRPTKTKIDFAEVMAELLEGRYADREKAIVVCDKLNTHTEGSFYEAFEPERAFALASQIEFHYTHKHGSWLNIAENELSSMTRQCVTL; translated from the coding sequence ATTAGAGAAGCCGCACAATGCGGCGATTCCCGTGCTCTACATAGACGAGCAACCGGTGCGGCTGGTCAAGGAAGTCAAGACTCCGATCGCCGCGTCGACTACGAGTATGAACGTGCTGGTGTAGCCAACGCATTCATGCTCGCCGAACCGCTAGCGGGCTGGCGCCAAGCCACCATTCGCCCAACGAAGACGAAGATCGATTTCGCCGAAGTGATGGCCGAACTGCTTGAGGGCCGTTACGCCGACCGAGAAAAAGCAATCGTTGTTTGTGACAAGCTCAACACGCACACCGAAGGATCTTTTTACGAAGCGTTTGAACCGGAGCGAGCCTTCGCATTGGCCAGTCAAATTGAGTTTCATTACACGCATAAGCACGGCAGTTGGCTCAACATCGCGGAGAACGAACTGAGTAGCATGACGCGTCAATGCGTAACTCTATGA